In one Enterobacteriaceae endosymbiont of Donacia sparganii genomic region, the following are encoded:
- the rsmH gene encoding 16S rRNA (cytosine(1402)-N(4))-methyltransferase RsmH: protein MNHIPVLLKESVHSLNIKKNGIYIDATYGCGGHTKLILSKLGNYGRIYAIDCDIKTILKYKIMDNRIIYIHNKFSNLKLILNKMIGKIDGIFFDLGISSFQLNNPKRGFSYMSNGPLDMRINQNNKITALNLLKNISEKKISEILKNYGEERYHKKIAYNIKKYILKNKLHNTYDLSNLICSTIIKNNKFKHPAKRSFQAIRIFLNKEIEELKKVLNISLELLKKNGIISIISFHSIEDRIIKNFMKKHSPYYKGNINSKLPLTEKEINYLYYKNNKFKLKIINRVFPSKNEIFKNPRARSAILRIAKKI, encoded by the coding sequence ATGAATCATATACCTGTTTTATTAAAAGAATCTGTTCATAGTTTAAATATTAAAAAAAATGGAATATATATAGATGCAACCTATGGTTGTGGAGGACATACAAAATTAATTTTATCTAAATTAGGAAATTATGGACGAATATATGCCATAGATTGTGATATAAAAACAATATTAAAATATAAAATTATGGATAATAGAATTATTTATATCCATAATAAATTTTCAAATTTAAAATTAATTTTAAATAAAATGATAGGTAAAATAGATGGAATTTTTTTTGATCTAGGTATTTCTTCTTTTCAATTAAATAATCCTAAAAGAGGCTTTTCTTATATGTCTAATGGCCCATTAGATATGCGTATAAATCAAAATAATAAAATAACTGCTTTAAATTTATTAAAAAATATAAGTGAAAAAAAAATATCTGAAATATTAAAAAATTATGGTGAAGAAAGATATCATAAAAAAATAGCATATAATATAAAAAAATATATTTTAAAAAATAAATTACATAATACATATGATTTATCAAATTTAATTTGCTCTACAATTATTAAAAATAATAAATTTAAACATCCAGCAAAAAGATCTTTTCAAGCTATAAGAATCTTTTTAAATAAAGAAATAGAAGAACTTAAAAAGGTTTTAAATATTTCATTAGAATTATTAAAAAAAAATGGCATTATATCAATAATTAGTTTTCATTCAATAGAAGATAGAATTATTAAGAATTTTATGAAAAAACATAGTCCTTATTATAAGGGTAATATTAATAGTAAATTACCTTTAACTGAAAAAGAAATTAATTATTTATATTATAAAAATAATAAATTTAAATTAAAGATTATTAACAGAGTTTTTCCAAGTAAAAATGAAATTTTTAAAAATCCAAGAGCAAGAAGTGCAATATTACGTATTGCAAAAAAAATATAA